Genomic DNA from Mycobacteroides chelonae CCUG 47445:
GCCGCGCTGCTGGCCGTTACCGGCGCATCGAACGTCACTGGCGAGGTGTTGCCGTTGGCTGAACTGGCTGTCGTTGCCCACCGGCACGGCGCGAGGATCGCCGTTGACGGAGCGCAGTTGGTTCCACATCGTCGCATCGACCTGGCGGCAACCGGAATCGACTACCTCGCGTTCTCCGGGCACAAACTGTATGCCCCGTTTGGTGCCGGAGTCCTTGTTGGACAAAGTGACTGGCTTGATGCCGCGCGGCCCTACCTGGCAGGCGGGGGTGCGGTGCGCAATGTCGGCATCGACGGGGCCGAGTGGCTCGTCGGGCCGCAGCGGCATGAGGCGGGCACCCCCAATGTGGTCGGCGTTGCCGCCGTGGCAGCGGCATGCGAGGCATTGGCGGCCCTGGGAGAGATAGGCCGCCTCGAAGAAGCGCTCACCGCCCAACTCCGGGAGGGGCTCGATGCGATCGAAGGCGTTGACACTCTTCGCATCTGGGAAGGCGGCCGAGACGTACTAGGCATCGTGTCCTTCACAGTCGACGGATACACGCCGTCGGTGGCCGCCGCGTATCTGTCGGCTGAACACGGAATCGGGGTGCGCGACGGCAGATTCTGCGCGCATCCGCTGCTCGCCAGATTGGGTGCTCCGGGTGGCGCGCTACGCGCAAGTGTCGGGCTAGGGACTACTGCGGGTGACATCACCCGCCTCGTCGATGCGATCGGTCAGCTTGTCCACCATGGCCTGACCCTGACCTACCTCGAGCGGGACGGACAGGTGGGGCCCGCTGACGATCCGCGGCCACTGCCGGACTTCCTGGTGGCCTGACGCCGAATCGTAGTACCCGTAACTCCTAATACGTGATACTTTCAGTCCGACACATCACAGGGTCGGACTGACAAGGACGTCGAATGACTAGTACACGTGTGCGGGGTAGCGAAGCCAATGGCCGGGAACGGGTTGTTCCTGACCATGAAGTCGTGATCATCGGAGCAGGCTTCGGCGGTATCGGAGCAGGTGTTGAGCTCACCAAAAGGGGAGTCCACGATTTCGTGATCTTGGAAAAGTGGGGGGCCGCTGGCGGCACCTGGCACGCGAACAAGTATCCGGGCGTGGCCGTTGATATCCCGACCTTTATCTACAGTTTTTCCTACGACCAGAAGACCACCTGGTCGAAGTTCTTCACTCCGGGTGATGAACTTGAGGAATACGCCAACGAGCTCGTCGACAAGCACGACCTGCGCCGCAAGATCCGCTTCAATACACGCGTGGTTCGTCAGGAATTTGATGAGTCACAAAACATCTGGGCACTTACCCTGGACGATGACACCGTCATCACCGGTCGGCATGTGATCGCCGCGACGGGCGGACTGGAGCAACCCAAGCTCCCAGAAATAGACGGTATCGATTCCTATCAGGGCGTGTTGATGCATACCGCGCTCTGGGACAAGGATGTTCAGCTTGCCGGCAAGAGGGTGGCGGTCATCGGAACCGGAGCCACCTCGCTGCAGCTGGTTCCCGAGATCGCCCCGGAGGTTGGCCACCTCACCGTCTTTCAGCGCACGCCCATCTACGTGGGGCCTAAACCTGACTTGAAGTACAACGCGTTTTGGCGGGCACTGTTCGGATTCCCCGGTGTTGCCAAGGGTATTCGACACGCGATCAATCTCAGCACCGCGTACATTCCGGATGCTGTTTTCAACCTCGACTCCAAATATGTCGAATCGGCCTCGTTGGCCCTGGCCAACAGGATTCGCTCCTGGATGCGGACGCAGGTCGATGATCCGGTGACGCGCGAGAAGCTGCTGCCCTACTACGGATTTGGCTGTAAGCGTCCATCGTTCTCCAACACCTACCTCAAGACGTTCAACCGGCCCAACGTGGACTTGGTGACCGAACCGATTCAGCGGATCACCGAAAAGGGTCTGCTGACCGCGGACGGCGTCGAGCATGAAGTAGATGTATTGATCTGTGCTACCGGATTCGCGATCTGGGATCACATGCCGGCCTTCCCGACTGCCGGGCGAGGCGGCAAGGACTTGAAACGGTTCTTCCAGGAGAGTCGTTATCAGGCGTACCAGGGTGTTTCGATTCCCGAGTACCCCAACTTCTTCCTTGTTCTGGGGCCGTACGGATACGTGTTCGGGCCGTATCACATGCTGATCGAATCGACGACCGCGCACGCGGCCCGGGTCATCGCGGAAACCAAGAAGCGCGGTGCCACCACCGCCGAGGTCAAGCAGGACGTGCACCAGGCCTACTTCGACAAGATGCACCAGCGCAACAAGAACCACCTGTGGCTCTCTCCGGCGTGTTCGACTGCCAACACCTACTACATCGACAATCACGGTGATTCGCCTTTCCGCCCAGGTGGTTTCGGTGAGATGTATTTCCACAACAAATACTTCCGGTTGGACAACTATCGCTACGGCACCGAGACGGTGGCGCCCGTGGTGAAGGTGGCATCGAGGCGCAAGCGCAACAAGGAGGTCGTCGGATGAGACTGCTACCCGCACGTAAACCAGATCTTGTTGTGGTGACCGGCGCCGGTAGCGGCATCGGCCGGGCCATCGCTATCCAATTCGCCAGGGGCGGTGCGGAGGTGGTGGCGTCGGATCTGGACCTAACAACCGCGCAGGAGACGGCGGAGATCATTCACAACAAGGGGCTGCGTGCCGTCGCGTTTCAGCTCGATGTCACCGATCCGGCAGCCTGGGAGCGGTTCGCCGATCAGGTGCGTGCCGAATACGGTGTGCCCGATGTGCTGGTGAATAACGCGGGCATCATGGTTGGCGGACGCTTCTTCGACCTCGAGCAAGAGCA
This window encodes:
- a CDS encoding flavin-containing monooxygenase, which encodes MTSTRVRGSEANGRERVVPDHEVVIIGAGFGGIGAGVELTKRGVHDFVILEKWGAAGGTWHANKYPGVAVDIPTFIYSFSYDQKTTWSKFFTPGDELEEYANELVDKHDLRRKIRFNTRVVRQEFDESQNIWALTLDDDTVITGRHVIAATGGLEQPKLPEIDGIDSYQGVLMHTALWDKDVQLAGKRVAVIGTGATSLQLVPEIAPEVGHLTVFQRTPIYVGPKPDLKYNAFWRALFGFPGVAKGIRHAINLSTAYIPDAVFNLDSKYVESASLALANRIRSWMRTQVDDPVTREKLLPYYGFGCKRPSFSNTYLKTFNRPNVDLVTEPIQRITEKGLLTADGVEHEVDVLICATGFAIWDHMPAFPTAGRGGKDLKRFFQESRYQAYQGVSIPEYPNFFLVLGPYGYVFGPYHMLIESTTAHAARVIAETKKRGATTAEVKQDVHQAYFDKMHQRNKNHLWLSPACSTANTYYIDNHGDSPFRPGGFGEMYFHNKYFRLDNYRYGTETVAPVVKVASRRKRNKEVVG
- a CDS encoding aminotransferase class V-fold PLP-dependent enzyme, which gives rise to MSVSTQFGSERAAARVVGADVKVPLAQGGWIRYANFDYAASAPALGDVADRVNELLPYYASVHRGAGYASRVCTTVYEGARETVGRFVGAAPDHHVIFTRNTTDSLNLLASAVPGGADSESRRHPNVVVLDIEHHANLLTWQRYGARVVAHRATVADTVAALDEELARQPAALLAVTGASNVTGEVLPLAELAVVAHRHGARIAVDGAQLVPHRRIDLAATGIDYLAFSGHKLYAPFGAGVLVGQSDWLDAARPYLAGGGAVRNVGIDGAEWLVGPQRHEAGTPNVVGVAAVAAACEALAALGEIGRLEEALTAQLREGLDAIEGVDTLRIWEGGRDVLGIVSFTVDGYTPSVAAAYLSAEHGIGVRDGRFCAHPLLARLGAPGGALRASVGLGTTAGDITRLVDAIGQLVHHGLTLTYLERDGQVGPADDPRPLPDFLVA